The Saxibacter everestensis genome has a window encoding:
- a CDS encoding glycosyltransferase, translating to MRARQKSLEGQSGLRVLHAVGEAGGVYGEVATLAINSLPKYGHKVAVAGSAAVLRELVPGKRKDAPKVRKITISLGARPRPLRDLGAVWKLHKLFPKTDVVHAHGLHVGALCALAMTGLPKSSRPALVVTVPRLANGAAVDVEHLAGRLISRRADVVLGATESIVGRFASHGPHTERALLPATDTAQFLIPRRTRQEVRADLKLAEGTWLIASPAKLAETQGLTTLLSAAQKLKHSRPDRSIMVALTGTGPLRQVLEKEFAGRGLSMMVADADSAVDVLSAADVVVTTTELSGLDADQIMQLTRPIVALGGQDATDYYGEAAVIVDEDDEAAVLKAINELVDNPVRRGVGAINARSRVLGSSPAHDVVAQLARLYPAVVRGELSDDGQDEARAGKKSHAH from the coding sequence ATGCGCGCGCGCCAGAAGTCGCTGGAAGGTCAATCCGGGCTACGCGTTTTGCACGCGGTCGGTGAGGCCGGCGGCGTGTACGGCGAGGTCGCGACCCTTGCCATAAACTCCCTGCCGAAGTACGGGCACAAGGTCGCCGTAGCCGGCAGCGCTGCTGTGCTGCGCGAACTCGTACCGGGCAAGCGGAAAGACGCACCGAAGGTTCGAAAGATCACCATCTCGCTGGGCGCGCGGCCACGACCGCTGCGAGATCTTGGCGCTGTGTGGAAGCTGCACAAACTGTTTCCGAAGACCGATGTCGTGCACGCGCACGGCCTGCACGTCGGAGCTCTGTGCGCGCTGGCGATGACCGGATTGCCCAAGTCATCCCGCCCGGCGCTGGTCGTGACGGTGCCGCGGCTGGCAAACGGCGCGGCAGTCGACGTCGAACATCTGGCCGGCCGGCTGATTTCCCGCCGAGCCGATGTGGTGCTTGGCGCGACGGAATCGATCGTTGGCCGCTTCGCCTCCCACGGACCGCACACCGAGCGTGCCCTTCTTCCGGCTACCGACACGGCGCAGTTTCTGATTCCACGCCGGACCCGGCAGGAGGTACGCGCAGACCTGAAGCTGGCCGAAGGCACCTGGCTGATCGCGTCGCCGGCCAAGCTGGCCGAAACGCAGGGTCTGACCACTCTGCTGTCTGCGGCGCAAAAGCTGAAACACAGCCGCCCCGACCGATCGATCATGGTGGCGCTCACCGGAACCGGCCCGCTGCGTCAGGTACTTGAGAAAGAGTTCGCCGGCCGCGGCCTGTCGATGATGGTCGCCGACGCTGATTCGGCGGTGGACGTTCTGAGCGCTGCCGATGTTGTCGTCACTACGACCGAGCTCTCCGGGCTCGACGCCGACCAGATCATGCAGCTGACTCGGCCGATTGTCGCCCTCGGCGGGCAAGACGCGACCGACTACTACGGCGAGGCCGCCGTTATCGTCGACGAGGATGACGAAGCGGCCGTGCTCAAGGCGATAAATGAGCTGGTCGACAATCCAGTCCGTCGCGGAGTCGGCGCAATCAACGCCCGCTCGCGCGTGCTGGGATCATCGCCGGCGCACGATGTAGTCGCGCAACTCGCCCGGCTCTACCCGGCGGTTGTGCGTGGCGAGCTTTCGGACGACGGCCAGGACGAGGCCAGGGCCGGCAAGAAGAGCCACGCGCACTAG
- a CDS encoding glycosyltransferase family 4 protein, with protein sequence MRIALLLGSSAGGVGTHVASLAREFGRTGQPVTVIGPQATDKQFGFSGTGGVEFIPLEVPTRLSLRDVSQVQALRAVLVRERFDIVHAHGFRAALLAVLARRGPGPGRPTVIATWHNAVLAGGLRGKLEAGIELLLARTVDLTFGASQDLVDRARDLGARNARLAPVAAPKMIDIDPSEVIAAHQRLLKELGLPDSSKLVLTVGRVAPQKNYDLLLEAARLWRSSHPDAVSIIAGGADQAELARLRRIVDRDGLPVHFIGARQDVSALYRSAEVFLLTSHWEARALVVQEAMSVGLPVIARAVGGLPELIDDAGILVRSPRREEIADAVISVLDDSALRGDLSARARRRAREFPDEAEVAAELLARYHACRDRAACELG encoded by the coding sequence ATGAGGATCGCGTTGTTGCTCGGCTCATCTGCCGGAGGTGTCGGCACGCATGTCGCCTCACTGGCGAGGGAATTCGGCCGGACGGGCCAGCCAGTCACTGTGATCGGCCCGCAGGCAACCGACAAACAGTTCGGCTTCTCCGGGACCGGCGGCGTCGAGTTCATCCCACTCGAGGTGCCGACCCGGCTGTCCTTGCGGGATGTCAGCCAGGTTCAGGCGTTGCGCGCGGTACTGGTCCGCGAGCGGTTCGACATCGTGCATGCCCATGGTTTCCGCGCCGCCCTGTTGGCTGTCCTCGCCCGCCGCGGGCCGGGGCCGGGCCGTCCGACGGTGATCGCCACCTGGCACAACGCAGTGCTTGCCGGCGGCCTCCGCGGCAAGTTGGAGGCGGGGATCGAGTTACTGCTGGCCCGCACCGTCGACCTCACATTCGGCGCCAGCCAGGACCTGGTCGACCGGGCGCGGGACCTCGGGGCCCGGAACGCCCGGCTTGCTCCGGTCGCGGCGCCAAAAATGATCGACATCGACCCGAGCGAGGTAATCGCGGCGCATCAGAGGCTGCTTAAAGAGCTGGGTCTGCCTGATTCCAGCAAGCTGGTGCTGACCGTCGGCAGGGTGGCGCCGCAGAAGAACTACGACCTGCTGCTCGAGGCGGCCCGACTATGGCGGTCCAGTCATCCCGATGCGGTGTCCATCATCGCAGGCGGCGCCGATCAGGCTGAGCTTGCGCGTCTGCGCCGGATTGTCGATCGGGACGGGCTGCCGGTGCATTTCATCGGTGCTCGCCAGGACGTCTCAGCGCTGTACCGCAGCGCCGAAGTGTTTCTGCTGACCAGCCACTGGGAGGCGCGGGCGCTCGTCGTCCAGGAAGCGATGTCGGTTGGCCTGCCGGTGATAGCCAGGGCGGTGGGTGGCTTGCCGGAGCTGATTGACGACGCCGGAATCCTGGTGCGGTCACCTCGGCGTGAGGAGATCGCTGACGCCGTCATCTCGGTGCTCGACGATTCCGCGCTGCGGGGCGACCTCTCTGCGCGCGCCAGGCGCCGGGCACGAGAATTTCCGGACGAGGCGGAGGTGGCCGCGGAACTACTGGCGCGATATCACGCGTGCCGTGACCGTGCCGCCTGCGAGCTGGGATAA